The Deltaproteobacteria bacterium genome window below encodes:
- a CDS encoding insulinase family protein, which yields MAIQLWIFAGTADEGPREHGCAHLLEHMVFKPLSIDGKRVDIASSIEALGGDVNAFTSHDETVFHATVPASAFDAALEALVRPVAHARPLASELAQEAQVVLEEIKQYDDDPGSRVVQEMVAALFGEHGYARPVLGCAHEVAAHTPAVLRRFLSRNYAGDRLALVVAGPLPSARVVAAARRVLSRFPTVAAPRRLRTPTPSREPHVVVVRDDVHEAHVAIGWQSPAWPGPQAVALELASCVLGYGESSWLARELRRGRGLVTDAHASLIAGRQGSTFTVAAHGPAARIEAATGAMLDMIGLLQRTPVLADELARARAVLSSDVVYRRETSNGLAHALGYYLSLGQGIDLDGRLLAMLQAQTPASLRDAAAVHLRPQRASIALVLPSSEFDAAQARALQRRLLARLKGSAHATTGPQLTRDRHGIVCTQLRGGLRLRMRPDPSLAMLAGWMVWPGGQRIEPAALAGASPLMATLLTRGTDERDGDALAREIEGCAAVLDGVSGRNSVGLHFECLAPDRALLLRRLIECARAPRFADDELANERRLAIEELAADRDDLAGLAFQAAAERLYGAHAYGRRRRGTPQTLAAVDRAALRKLWRTHYPVGRACLALCGDFDPAEIVDLLEGLEGDASAPPSRTRWPGPRPQLAERRSHRVRRSREQAHVVHAWPGLTLSDPRVWAMEVLTTVLGGQAGRLFAALREDEPLVYHVSASSSEGLDAGHVAFYAATSPDKLARTHAALERERRRVCGGDVRVDEVERAQAYLVGQAEAALQRRGRIASMMAFNEIYGLGYAAHHDYAARIEAVRVADLVQLARTLLRDDKQVTITVA from the coding sequence GTGGCCATCCAGCTGTGGATCTTCGCCGGCACCGCCGACGAGGGCCCGCGCGAGCACGGCTGCGCCCACCTGCTCGAGCACATGGTGTTCAAGCCGCTGAGCATCGATGGCAAGCGCGTCGACATCGCGTCGTCGATCGAGGCCCTGGGCGGTGACGTCAACGCGTTCACCAGCCACGACGAGACCGTCTTCCACGCGACCGTGCCGGCGTCCGCCTTCGACGCCGCACTCGAGGCGCTGGTGCGGCCGGTCGCGCACGCGCGTCCGCTCGCGAGCGAGCTGGCGCAGGAGGCCCAGGTCGTGCTCGAGGAGATCAAGCAGTACGACGACGATCCCGGCTCGCGCGTAGTGCAGGAGATGGTCGCGGCGCTCTTCGGCGAGCACGGCTATGCCCGGCCGGTGCTGGGCTGCGCCCACGAGGTCGCGGCGCACACGCCCGCGGTGCTGCGGCGATTCTTGTCGCGCAACTACGCCGGTGATCGGCTCGCGCTGGTGGTGGCGGGTCCGCTGCCGTCGGCTCGCGTGGTCGCGGCGGCCCGCCGCGTGCTCTCGCGGTTCCCCACCGTCGCGGCGCCGCGCCGACTGCGGACCCCGACGCCGTCGCGCGAGCCCCACGTGGTGGTCGTGCGCGACGACGTGCACGAGGCCCACGTCGCCATCGGCTGGCAGTCGCCGGCGTGGCCCGGCCCGCAGGCGGTTGCACTCGAGCTGGCCTCGTGCGTGCTCGGCTACGGCGAGTCGAGCTGGCTGGCGCGGGAGCTGCGTCGCGGTCGCGGGCTGGTGACCGACGCGCACGCGAGCCTGATTGCGGGGCGCCAGGGCAGCACCTTCACGGTCGCGGCGCACGGGCCCGCGGCGCGCATCGAGGCCGCGACAGGCGCGATGCTCGACATGATCGGCCTGCTGCAGCGCACGCCGGTGCTCGCCGACGAGCTGGCGCGGGCGCGCGCGGTGCTGTCGAGCGACGTCGTGTATCGCCGCGAGACCAGCAACGGCCTCGCCCACGCGCTCGGCTACTATCTGAGCCTGGGGCAGGGCATCGACCTCGACGGCCGCCTGCTCGCGATGTTGCAGGCGCAGACCCCCGCGAGCCTCCGGGATGCGGCTGCCGTGCACCTGCGGCCGCAGCGGGCCTCGATCGCCCTGGTGCTGCCGTCGTCCGAGTTCGACGCGGCGCAGGCCCGCGCGCTGCAGCGGCGCTTGCTGGCGCGGCTGAAGGGCAGCGCGCACGCGACCACCGGGCCGCAGCTGACCCGCGATCGCCACGGCATCGTCTGCACGCAGCTGCGCGGCGGCCTGCGCCTGCGCATGCGCCCCGATCCGAGCCTCGCGATGTTGGCCGGTTGGATGGTGTGGCCCGGCGGTCAGCGCATCGAGCCCGCGGCGCTCGCCGGCGCGAGCCCGCTGATGGCGACCCTGCTCACGCGCGGCACCGACGAGCGCGACGGCGATGCGCTGGCACGCGAGATCGAGGGCTGCGCCGCGGTGCTCGACGGCGTGTCGGGGCGCAACAGCGTGGGCCTGCACTTCGAGTGCCTCGCGCCCGATCGCGCGCTGCTGCTGCGGCGGCTGATCGAGTGCGCCCGCGCGCCGCGCTTCGCCGACGACGAGCTGGCCAACGAGCGGCGCCTGGCCATCGAGGAACTCGCCGCCGACCGCGACGATCTCGCGGGGCTGGCGTTCCAGGCCGCGGCCGAGCGCCTCTACGGCGCGCACGCCTACGGCCGCCGCCGCCGCGGCACGCCGCAGACGCTCGCCGCGGTCGATCGCGCCGCGCTGCGCAAGCTATGGCGCACGCACTATCCGGTCGGTCGCGCGTGCCTGGCCCTTTGCGGCGACTTCGACCCGGCCGAGATCGTCGATCTGCTCGAGGGCCTCGAGGGCGACGCGAGCGCGCCGCCGTCACGCACGCGCTGGCCGGGCCCACGACCGCAGCTGGCCGAGCGCCGCAGCCATCGCGTGCGACGCAGCCGCGAGCAGGCCCACGTGGTGCATGCGTGGCCGGGCCTCACGTTGTCCGATCCGCGGGTCTGGGCGATGGAGGTGCTGACCACGGTGCTCGGCGGCCAGGCCGGTCGGCTGTTCGCCGCGCTGCGCGAGGACGAGCCGCTGGTCTATCACGTGTCGGCGTCGTCGAGTGAAGGGCTCGACGCCGGCCACGTGGCGTTCTACGCCGCAACCTCGCCCGACAAGCTCGCGCGCACCCACGCGGCGCTCGAGCGCGAGCGCCGGCGGGTCTGCGGCGGTGACGTGCGGGTCGACGAAGTCGAGCGCGCGCAGGCGTACCTCGTCGGCCAGGCCGAGGCTGCGCTGCAGCGAAGGGGACGAATCGCGTCGATGATGGCGTTCAACGAGATCTACGGGCTCGGCTACGCCGCACACCACGACTATGCGGCGCGCATCGAGGCGGTGCGGGTTGCCGATCTGGTGCAGCTGGCTCGCACGCTGCTGCGCGACGACAAGCAAGTCACCATCACCGTCGCGTGA
- a CDS encoding CPBP family intramembrane metalloprotease, translated as MARTVDDDDDEPRTRAPAGAWQRHLATRVDGLTSAVLVFPLFLTYQLGILGGRGQNGVDVLTRSLVDLAERDLHNYLAILVALLVVYAAVLLVLARRDRFHPRAFVPAMAESAVYALTMGTLIVFVMDRALGVIPGLSVGGGPGAADVVVISAGAGFHEELVFRVLVMGACAWLLTGLTGERRAWLLALLVSSLVFSLAHHVGSSGEPFTFAAFVYRTLAGVFFAVVYRVRGFAVAAWTHALYDVYVLSLQ; from the coding sequence ATGGCCCGCACCGTGGATGACGACGACGACGAGCCACGTACCCGCGCCCCCGCGGGTGCGTGGCAGCGTCACCTCGCGACCCGCGTCGACGGGCTGACCAGCGCGGTGCTGGTGTTCCCGCTGTTCCTCACCTACCAGCTGGGCATCCTCGGCGGGCGCGGTCAGAACGGCGTCGACGTGCTGACGCGATCGCTCGTCGATCTGGCGGAACGCGACCTCCACAACTACCTCGCGATCCTCGTGGCGCTGCTGGTCGTGTACGCGGCGGTGCTGCTGGTGCTCGCGCGCCGCGATCGATTCCATCCCCGCGCGTTCGTGCCGGCCATGGCGGAGTCGGCGGTCTATGCCCTGACCATGGGCACCCTCATCGTGTTCGTGATGGACCGGGCGCTCGGCGTGATTCCCGGCCTGAGCGTCGGCGGCGGACCGGGTGCAGCCGACGTGGTGGTCATCTCCGCCGGCGCCGGGTTCCACGAGGAGCTGGTGTTCCGCGTGTTGGTGATGGGCGCCTGCGCGTGGCTGCTCACAGGGCTCACCGGCGAGCGCCGGGCGTGGCTGCTGGCCCTGTTGGTGTCGTCGCTGGTGTTCTCGCTCGCGCACCACGTCGGCAGCAGCGGCGAGCCCTTCACGTTCGCCGCGTTCGTCTACCGCACACTGGCGGGGGTCTTCTTCGCGGTGGTGTACCGCGTGCGTGGCTTCGCGGTCGCGGCCTGGACCCACGCGCTGTACGACGTCTACGTGCTGTCGTTGCAGTGA